The Struthio camelus isolate bStrCam1 chromosome 12, bStrCam1.hap1, whole genome shotgun sequence genome includes a window with the following:
- the LOC138068928 gene encoding mesoderm posterior protein 1-like has protein sequence MAAPALPLLGAWGRPGDADGYSSSSSSSSSSSAASPDSCGRSPPYAARGPRHGPGSGSSSGPGPGRKGARGPVGGQRQSASEREKLRMRQLARALHTLRRYLPPALAPAGQSLTKVETLRLAARYIGHLSALLGLGEEGPARRRGAAARRCPLCPPGLGCCRPPPPCGPAAGTPAGLDGAPGVGTGAWASPPCGRAAGTPAGLDGAPGVGTGPWASPPCGPAAGTPVGLDGAPGVGTGAWASPPCSPVAETPVGLDGAPGVGTGAWASLPCGPMAGTPPGLDGALVVDVSSWLSPPHCAGAGSPPEPPRDPLLEAGLTLPEFADAGMVTQDLSADLLSLLEALLPLQPQD, from the exons ATGGCAGCGCCGGCCCTGCCGCTGCTCGGCGCCTGGGGCCGCCCCGGCGACGCCGACggctacagcagcagcagcagcagcagcagcagctcgtcCGCCGCCTCGCCGGACTCCTGCGGCCGCTCGCCGCCCTACGCGGCCCGCGggccccgccacggccccggctccggctccagctccggccccggccccggcaggaaGGGCGCCCGGGGGCCCGTCGGGGGCCAGCGGCAGAGCGCCAGCGAGCGGGAGAAGCTGCGCATGAGGCAGCTGGCGCGGGCGCTGCACACGCTGCGGCGCTACCTGCCGCCCGCGCTGGCGCCGGCGGGCCAGAGCCTCACCAAGGTGGAGACGCTGCGCCTCGCCGCCCGCTACATCGGGCACCTCTcggcgctgctggggctgggcgaggaggggccggcgcggcgccggggggcggccgcccgccgctgcccgctctgcccgccggggctgggctgctgccggcccccgccgccctgcggcccggcggccgggacccccgcggGGCTGGACGGGGCGCCTGGCGTGGGGACGGGCGCCTGGGCATCGCCGCCCTGCGGTCGAGCAGCCGGGACCCCCGCGGGGCTGGACGGGGCGCCCGGCGTGGGGACGGGCCCCTGGGCATCGCCGCCCTGTGGCCCGGCAGCCGGGACCCCCGTGGGGCTGGATGGGGCGCCCGGCGTGGGGACGGGCGCCTGGGCATCGCCACCTTGCAGCCCTGTGGCCGAGACCCCCGTGGGGCTGGACGGGGCGCCCGGCGTGGGGACGGGCGCTTGGGCATCGCTGCCCTGCGGCCCCATGGCTGGGACCCCTCCGGGACTGGACGGGGCTCTCGTCGTCGACGTGTCCTCCTGGCTGTCCCCTCCTCACTGCGCAGGGGCAGggagccccccggagcccccccgcgACCCTCTCCTGGAGGCAGGGCTGACGTTGCCGGAGTTTGCGGATGCAGGGATGGTCACCCAG GACCTCTCTGCGGATCTGCTCTCACTCTTGGAGGCTCTGCTCCCGTTGCAGCCCCAGGACTGA
- the LOC138068886 gene encoding gonadotropin-releasing hormone II receptor-like, which yields MAHFSGGAGLQAAAGGGSRQDPEPALGNGSGAAGAAPCGSLSPPERGCAWSPWPNSSEEALRLPTFSPAAQARVAITFALFALAAGCNLAVLRAAGGRRRGRRSHIRVLLLHLAAADLLVTVVVMPLDAVWNITVQWRAGDLACRLLMYLKLLAMYASAFVTVVISLDRQAAILRPLAIARARRRNQLMLYAAWLLSAGLSVPQLFLFHTVTVRAPRNFTQCTTRGSFARPWHETLYNMLSFACLFLLPLLVMVCCYARILLEISRRMGSSLFSSRDTSLRCSRNNIPRARLRTLKMSLVIVSSFILCWTPYYLLGLWYWFCPRAMEKRVSQSLSHILFIFGLFNACLDPITYGLFTIPFQRGAGCGCPCGQGPAPEPPSPATGSFRCSASSLRAKRRQEVPGPVAGAGAGACESGSL from the exons ATGGCCCACTTCAGcggaggagctgggctgcaggCTGCGGCCGGAG GAGGGAGCCGGCAGGACCCCGAGCCCGCGCTGGGGaacggcagcggggcggccggcgcggcgccctgCGGCAGCCTGTCCCCTCCGGAGAGGGGCTGCGCCTGGAGCCCCTGGCCCAACAGCAGCGAGGAGGCCCTGCGCCTGCCCACCTTCTCCCCCGCCGCCCAGGCCCGCGTGGCCATCACCTTCGCCCTCTTCGCCCTGGCCGCCGGCTGCAACCTGGCGGtgctgcgggcggccgggggccggcggcgcggccggcgctcCCACATCcgggtgctgctgctgcacctggcGGCGGCCGACCtgctggtgacggtggtggtGATGCCGCTGGACGCCGTCTGGAACATCACCGTGCAGTGGCGGGCGGGCGACCTGGCCTGCCGCCTCCTCATGTACCTCAAGCTGCTGGCCATGTACGCCTCCGCCTTCGTCACCGTGGTCATCAGCCTGGACCGGCAGGCCGCCATCCTGCGCCCGCTGGCCATCGCCCGCGCCCGGAGGAGGAACCAGCTCATGCTCTACGCCGCCTGGCTGCTCAGCGCCGGCCTCTCTGTGCCGCAG CTGTTCCTCTTCCACACGGTGACCGTCCGCGCCCCGCGCAACTTCACGCAGTGCACCACGCGGGGCAGCTTCGCCCGGCCCTGGCACGAGACCCTCTACAACATGCTCAGCTTCGCCTGCCTCttcctgctgccgctgctggtCATGGTGTGCTGCTACGCCCGCATCCTCCTGGAGATCTCCCGGCGCATGGGCTCCAGCCTCT TCTCCTCCAGGGACACGTCCCTGCGGTGCTCCAGGAACAACATCCCGCGGGCACGGCTGCGCACGCTGAAGATGAGCCTGGTCATCGTCTCGTCCTTCATCCTCTGCTGGACCCCCTACTACCTGCTGGGGCTGTGGTACTGGTTCTGCCCGCGGGCCATGGAGAAGAGGGTCTCGCAGTCCCTCAGCCACATCCTCTTCATCTTCGGCCTCTTCAACGCCTGCCTGGACCCCATCACCTACGGGCTCTTCACCATCCCCTTCCAGAGGGGCGCGGGCTGCGGCTGCCCCTGCGGGCAGGGCCCCGCGCCAGAGCCGCCCTCCCCGGCCACGGGCTCCTTccgctgctctgcctcctccctgcgGGCCAAGCGgcggcaggaggtgccggggccggtggccggggccggggccggcgcctgcGAGAGCGGCTCTCTgtga